The following coding sequences are from one Acomys russatus chromosome 16, mAcoRus1.1, whole genome shotgun sequence window:
- the Tbkbp1 gene encoding TANK-binding kinase 1-binding protein 1 → MESMFEDDISILTQEALGPSEVWLDSPGDPSLGGDVCSASHFALITAYGDIKERLGGLERENATLRRRLKVYEIKYPLITDFGDEHCFPLYEIKDGSLLEVEKVSLQQRLNQFQHELQKNKEQEEQLGEMIQAYEKLCVEKSDLETELGEMRALVETHLRQICGLEQQLQQQQGLRDTAFSSLSPPAVPATPCSDLDLHYLALRGAPALGHGWPGPTSVSVSELERRRLEEALEAAQGEARGAQLREEQLQAECERLQGELRQLQETRAQDLASNQSECDMAWVKRVGDDQVNLALAYTELTEELGRLRELSSLQGRILRTLLQEQARNAGQRHSPLSQRHSPAPACPSPSPPARPQPCASCQSPAAQRRSPVPPCPSPQQRRSPASPSCPSPVPQRRSPVPPSCQSPSPQRRSPVPPSCPAPQPRPPPPPPGERTLAERAYAKPPSHHAKAGFQGRRSYSELAEGAAYAGASPAWLQAEAATLPKPRAYGSELYGPGRPLSPRRAFEGIRLRFEKQPSEEEEWAMPASPPSPEAGTIRCASFCAGFPIPESPAATAYTHAEHAQSWPSINLLMETVGSDIRSCPLCQLGFPVGYPDDALIKHIDSHLENSKI, encoded by the exons ATGGAGTCCAtgtttgaagatgacatcagcATCTTGACTCAGGAAGCCTTGGGGCCCAGTGAGGTGTGGCTGGACAGTCCTGGAGACCCCTCGCTGGGAGGCGACGTGTGTTCTGCCTCCCACTTTGCCCTCATCACAGCCTATGGAGATATCAAGGAGCGGCtggggggcctggagagagagaacGCCACCCTCAGACGTCGCCTCAAAGTCTATGAGATCAAG TACCCGCTGATCACTGATTTCGGAGACGAGCACTGCTTCCCTCTGTATGAAATCAAGGATGGCTCCCTGCTGGAGGTGGAGAAGGTCAGTCTGCAGCAACGGCTTAACCAGTTCCAACATGAG TTGCAGAAGAATAAGGAACAGGAGGAGCAGCTCGGGGAGATGATCCAGGCTTACGAGAAACTTTGTGTGGAGAAAAGCGACTTGGAGACAGAGCTGGGGGAGATG CGGGCCCTGGTAGAAACCCACCTGCGGCAGATCTGTGGCCTGGAGCAACAGCTGCAGCAACAGCAAGGCCTCCGGGATACAGCCTTCTCCAGCCTGAGCCCCCCAGCTGTCCCTGCCACACCCTGCTCTGACCTGGACCTGCACTATCTGGCTCTGAGAGGGGCACCTGCCTTGGGTCATG GTTGGCCTGGCCCCACGAGTGTAAGTGTGAGTGAGCTGGAGCGGAGAAGGCTGGAAGAGGCCCTGGAGGCTGCGCAGGGGGAGGCTCGGGGAGCTCAGCTCCGGGAGGAGCAGCTCCAGGCTGAATGTGAGCGGCTGCagggggagctgaggcagctgcAGGAGACCCGCGCCCAG GATCTGGCCTCCAACCAGTCGGAATGTGACATGGCCTGGGTAAAGAGAGTTGGGGACGATCA gGTGAACTTAGCACTGGCCTACACAGAACTGACGGAGGAGCTGGGTCGGCTCCGGGAGTTGAGTTCCCTGCAGGGGAGGATCTTGAGGACTTTGCTGCAGGAGCAGGCCCGGAATGCAG GCCAAAGGCACTCACCACTGTCGCAGCGCCACTCCCCGGCCCCGGCGTGCCCCTCGCCCTCCCCGCCTGCCCGACCGCAGCCCTGTGCCTCGTGCCAGTCCCCCGCTGCGCAGCGCCGCTCGCCCGTGCCCCCGTGCCCTTCGCCCCAGCAGCGCCGCTCGCCCGCATCGCCTTCCTGCCCGTCGCCGGTCCCACAGCGCCGCTCTCCCGTGCCGCCGTCGTGCCAGTCACCTAGCCCGCAGCGCCGTTCGCCTGTGCCACCCAGCTGCCCGGCCCCGCAGCCCaggccgccaccgccgccgccgggGGAGAGGACGCTGGCCGAGCGCGCCTACGCCAAGCCGCCCAGCCACCATGCCAAGGCTGGTTTCCAGGGCCGCCGCAGCTACTCGGAGCTGGCGGAAGGGGCGGCCTACGCGGGTGCCTCCCCGGCCTGGCTGCAGGCAGAGGCCGCCACGCTCCCTAAGCCCCGCGCCTATGGCAGCGAGCTCTACGGCCCCGGCAGGCCACTCAGCCCGCGCCGAGCCTTCGAGGGCATCCGCCTGCGCTTTGAGAAGCAGCCGtcagaggaagaggagtgggCCATGCCCGCCAGCCCGCCCAGTCCCGAAGCAGGCACCATCCGCTGCGCCTCATTCTGTGCAGGCTTCCCCATCCCAGAGTCGCCTGCGGCCACCGCCTATACCCACGCTGAGCACGCACAGTCCTGGCCATCCATCAAT